A portion of the Acidisarcina polymorpha genome contains these proteins:
- a CDS encoding metal-dependent transcriptional regulator, producing MTELITVSKEDYLKAILESESEGKTVFPAVLAHWLSVSAPAVTMAVKRLKRDGYVEVKADGILRLTQKGRETATKTALRHHLVERMLTEIFGMEWYQIHDEAEHLEHAVSPAFEAKLIERLGDKGLCPHGNTVLPETPAQRAKRGHILLSAAVEGAEYNVVSFYERDPKLLVFLHQLGFAPGGRVRVLKKNYDQTLSIETSAGATVLGQMAAEKVWVKRRISR from the coding sequence ATGACCGAGTTAATCACAGTTTCGAAAGAGGATTACCTCAAGGCAATTCTTGAGAGCGAAAGCGAAGGCAAGACCGTCTTTCCAGCGGTCCTCGCTCACTGGCTTTCGGTGTCGGCTCCGGCAGTGACCATGGCGGTCAAGCGCTTGAAGCGAGATGGTTACGTCGAGGTCAAGGCCGACGGGATTTTGCGGCTTACGCAAAAAGGCCGTGAGACCGCCACCAAGACCGCTCTGCGCCACCACCTGGTGGAGCGAATGCTGACCGAGATCTTCGGCATGGAGTGGTACCAGATCCACGACGAAGCGGAACATCTGGAACACGCCGTCTCTCCTGCCTTCGAAGCCAAATTGATTGAGCGGTTGGGCGATAAGGGACTCTGCCCGCACGGCAACACCGTTCTCCCGGAGACCCCCGCGCAGCGCGCTAAGCGCGGCCATATTCTGCTATCGGCAGCGGTCGAAGGCGCGGAATACAACGTCGTCAGCTTCTATGAGCGCGACCCCAAGCTGCTGGTTTTCCTGCATCAACTCGGCTTCGCTCCCGGCGGAAGAGTCAGGGTCCTCAAGAAAAACTACGACCAGACTCTTTCAATAGAGACGTCAGCAGGCGCCACCGTACTCGGCCAAATGGCTGCCGAAAAAGTCTGGGTCAAACGCCGCATCAGCCGCTAA